One stretch of Segatella copri DNA includes these proteins:
- a CDS encoding AraC family transcriptional regulator has product MKRINIILIVLLSSILLLGSCTQKKMVIGVSQCCSGVWREKVNNEIRLAQYQYKNVDLLFTTAENDGQRQARQIDSMIARKVDLIVVAPDNVNDVTPAIERAYRAHIPVILFDRKVKTPHYTASIGGDNVEAGREVARFLASKLDGKGTVVEITGLKDASPVIERHRGFHEVMKNYPGIKVVTLESNWKMERAQELMKQYLDKGGHADGVFGHSDLGAIGAFLEAERRGIDKQILIVGIDGLPGEWEGVDRVKRGQFAASYVYPTQGEKIMELAMNILQGKPYKKNNVMKSFLATQENCDAIALQYQDLEAKMKNLDQISDSLDSYSEVSRIQKWMIIVAIVIVLVLLFVIYYIYNVYRKKLQKQKAVARGFIENKEGWAAELNHLDESDRYFMDRFKKKILENMGNADMKMDDLGAQMQLSKVQLYRKVKAMTGKTPAELLKEMRLQRAYTLLQQTDKTISEVSAEVGFAVPGYFSSCFKKQFGVLPTDFRNEQASNKE; this is encoded by the coding sequence ATGAAAAGAATCAATATTATCTTAATAGTACTACTTAGTAGTATTCTTCTTCTAGGTTCTTGCACCCAGAAGAAGATGGTGATTGGTGTGTCGCAATGCTGCAGCGGAGTTTGGCGCGAGAAGGTGAATAATGAGATTCGACTGGCGCAGTATCAATATAAGAATGTGGATTTGCTGTTTACTACTGCAGAGAATGACGGGCAACGCCAGGCTCGCCAGATAGACAGTATGATAGCCAGGAAGGTAGATTTAATCGTGGTGGCTCCTGATAACGTGAATGATGTAACTCCTGCCATCGAGCGAGCTTATCGTGCGCATATCCCGGTTATCCTCTTCGACAGAAAGGTAAAGACACCCCATTATACAGCTTCCATCGGTGGCGATAATGTAGAAGCGGGTAGGGAAGTAGCACGCTTTCTTGCCAGTAAACTGGATGGAAAAGGTACCGTTGTTGAGATTACGGGCTTGAAGGATGCTTCCCCTGTCATTGAGCGCCATCGTGGTTTCCACGAGGTGATGAAGAATTATCCGGGAATCAAGGTGGTTACCCTAGAAAGCAACTGGAAGATGGAGCGTGCCCAGGAGTTAATGAAGCAATATCTGGATAAGGGCGGACATGCGGATGGCGTGTTCGGACATAGCGACTTGGGTGCCATAGGAGCCTTTCTGGAAGCAGAGAGACGAGGCATTGATAAGCAGATACTGATAGTAGGCATTGATGGATTGCCTGGAGAATGGGAAGGAGTGGATAGAGTGAAGAGAGGACAGTTTGCAGCTTCTTATGTCTATCCTACCCAGGGCGAAAAGATTATGGAATTGGCGATGAATATCCTTCAGGGTAAACCCTATAAGAAGAATAATGTGATGAAATCATTTCTTGCTACCCAGGAAAACTGCGATGCCATCGCCCTACAATATCAGGATTTGGAAGCCAAGATGAAGAATCTGGATCAGATTTCTGACAGTCTTGATTCTTATTCAGAGGTTTCCCGTATTCAGAAATGGATGATTATTGTTGCCATCGTCATCGTATTGGTTCTGCTCTTTGTCATCTACTATATATATAATGTATATAGAAAGAAGCTGCAGAAACAGAAAGCCGTGGCTCGTGGCTTCATCGAGAACAAGGAGGGCTGGGCTGCTGAACTGAATCATCTGGATGAGAGTGATCGTTACTTCATGGATCGTTTCAAGAAGAAGATCCTTGAGAATATGGGCAATGCTGATATGAAGATGGATGATTTGGGAGCCCAGATGCAGTTGAGCAAGGTGCAGCTCTATCGCAAGGTGAAGGCTATGACAGGAAAAACGCCTGCCGAGCTCCTGAAAGAGATGCGCCTGCAGAGAGCCTATACCCTCTTGCAGCAAACAGACAAGACAATCTCTGAAGTTTCGGCAGAAGTAGGCTTTGCTGTTCCTGGCTATTTTTCATCATGCTTCAAGAAGCAGTTT
- a CDS encoding ATP-binding protein has protein sequence MEQQVKQVPYGVADFVTVIEQNLYYVDKTMFIPELEKQLRNLFFTRPRRFGKSMFLSMLYSYYDCTQSHKFQSLFGNLWIGQHPTPLQGKYQVLFLDFSQITGNIDKLETKFNSYLSINLDAFVRQYSEYYQAEMEEILAQEDFEEKMELIFKAAKAHQYHLYLIIDEYDNFTNVILNERGENVYHAITHADGFYLDVFKKFKGNFERIFMMGVSPVTLDDVTSGFNIGWNISIKPEFDEMLGFSTTDVMEMFTYYKEHGSIPADSDIDAIVNDMKPWYDNYCFAKQALKKKTRMFNCDMVLYYLRNYMDAGCPPEEMIDPNTRTGYGKMKKLLQFDKLDGERKGIIRKIAEEEQIVTQLYESFSAYHIPKAEIFPSLLFYYGMLTIKGTRGSKLILGIPNNNVRKQYYGYLEEEYQAKAYVDVNQLTDYYYDMAYDGKWEEGLRFMADAYAKVSSVRDGIEAERNLQGFFMAYLNLNDYYITAPELELNHGYCDFFLLPDLTHYASQHSYILELKVLSKKDFSAIVEGEFTEDGKPMTKAEKQWREAVDQIHRYAEAPRVEALRQGTKLHLIIMQFEGWELKRMEEV, from the coding sequence ATGGAACAGCAAGTTAAACAAGTACCTTATGGGGTGGCAGATTTTGTTACGGTAATAGAGCAGAATCTATATTATGTGGATAAGACGATGTTTATCCCGGAGCTGGAGAAGCAGCTTCGCAATCTCTTCTTCACCCGCCCTCGTCGTTTTGGTAAGAGTATGTTCTTGAGTATGCTCTATTCTTACTATGACTGTACGCAGAGCCATAAGTTCCAGAGTCTTTTTGGAAATTTGTGGATAGGCCAGCATCCTACTCCTTTGCAGGGAAAGTATCAGGTGCTGTTCCTCGATTTCTCCCAGATTACGGGTAATATCGACAAGCTTGAGACTAAGTTTAATTCTTATCTCAGCATCAACCTTGATGCTTTTGTCCGTCAATACTCAGAATATTATCAGGCAGAGATGGAAGAAATCCTGGCGCAGGAAGATTTCGAGGAAAAGATGGAACTGATATTCAAGGCTGCCAAGGCGCACCAGTATCATCTGTATCTCATCATCGATGAGTATGACAATTTTACGAATGTCATTCTCAATGAACGTGGTGAGAATGTATATCATGCAATTACCCATGCCGATGGATTTTATCTTGATGTCTTCAAAAAGTTCAAGGGTAATTTTGAGCGTATCTTCATGATGGGTGTGAGCCCTGTAACCCTGGATGATGTGACGAGTGGATTCAATATAGGTTGGAACATTTCTATCAAGCCGGAGTTTGATGAGATGCTGGGCTTCTCTACCACTGATGTGATGGAAATGTTTACCTATTATAAAGAACATGGTAGTATTCCTGCTGATAGTGATATTGATGCCATCGTCAATGATATGAAGCCATGGTATGATAACTATTGCTTTGCTAAACAGGCATTGAAGAAGAAAACTCGTATGTTTAATTGTGATATGGTTCTTTATTACCTTCGCAATTATATGGATGCCGGATGTCCGCCAGAAGAGATGATAGACCCGAATACCCGTACCGGTTACGGCAAGATGAAGAAACTGTTGCAGTTTGACAAGCTGGATGGAGAGCGTAAGGGCATTATCCGCAAGATAGCAGAAGAGGAACAGATTGTTACCCAGCTTTATGAGTCGTTTTCTGCGTATCATATTCCAAAGGCTGAGATATTCCCAAGTCTTCTGTTCTATTATGGCATGTTGACCATTAAGGGAACTCGTGGCTCCAAGCTCATTCTGGGCATTCCAAACAATAATGTCCGCAAGCAGTATTATGGTTATCTGGAAGAGGAGTATCAGGCAAAGGCTTATGTGGATGTCAACCAGCTTACCGATTACTATTATGATATGGCATACGATGGTAAGTGGGAAGAAGGATTGCGCTTCATGGCAGATGCCTATGCCAAGGTTTCATCGGTGCGTGATGGCATTGAGGCTGAGCGAAACCTGCAGGGATTCTTCATGGCTTATCTGAATCTGAATGATTATTATATCACGGCTCCAGAGTTAGAGTTGAATCATGGCTATTGTGATTTCTTCCTTTTGCCGGACCTTACCCATTATGCCAGTCAGCATAGCTACATTCTGGAATTGAAGGTTCTTTCTAAGAAAGATTTCTCTGCGATAGTTGAAGGTGAGTTCACGGAAGATGGCAAGCCTATGACCAAGGCCGAGAAACAGTGGCGTGAGGCTGTTGATCAGATTCATCGATATGCCGAGGCTCCAAGGGTTGAGGCTTTGCGCCAAGGCACAAAACTCCATCTCATCATCATGCAGTTTGAGGGGTGGGAACTTAAACGGATGGAAGAAGTATAA
- a CDS encoding TonB-dependent receptor has translation MKHRIIHIALLLTTVCNLAAQTIISGMVKSGQEPLAGANVFITGTIDGCLTDSLGRFSFSTSKTGEASIKITMIGFEEYMQTADASKLRNLSIQMKEKATAIQEVVISASTYSFGKSDNFKTMDALDVVMAGNSCGDIVAALQTLPGTQKVGENGKLYVRGGESEECQTFVNGMHVLVPYSTNTENTAVRGRFSPFIFKGINFSLGGYSGEYGQALSSVLPMETSDAATSDKYGVSASLVDWNIGGTKAYSHSSLSFNAALTSLGIYNQLFSERLDFNKPYLKLSGESQYKNEFRNAGILKTYVGYDFTSVGQHIDNQNLSLKENNIYANTTYKAQWGAGYTLFCGMASSSVFNDIEDAKIAGDRYYNFRNEIHLKTGIRKICSDALKISAGMEDYQRNSLMEYENDCYKLDYNILAAHIDAQWRMMPHVFLNISTRTEYMAHANWLFMPRATLCYIPNKNFQLSFATGRYSQTPEDAYLATNKKSLGQSTADHAILSIQYKSPGTLIRIEPYWKKYQRLPLWEKGIYQPKGYGKSKGIDIFVEEHSLFKHLTTAFSYSYNDSKRFYHEYTEERIPEYASRHNLRLTAKYSFGKAIIGLTESYASGRHFLIGKTPHYNSVDINLTYLLSPKVIIYSSLNNILGRTNIFGYNTNGRSIVPSRDRFLYIGIFVSLKNNKAYDISNF, from the coding sequence ATGAAACATCGAATAATACATATCGCATTGCTGCTGACTACAGTCTGCAACCTGGCTGCACAGACCATCATATCAGGCATGGTAAAAAGCGGTCAGGAACCGCTTGCTGGTGCCAATGTTTTCATTACAGGTACGATTGATGGATGCCTGACAGATTCTCTGGGTAGGTTTTCCTTTTCCACATCAAAAACTGGAGAAGCGTCTATCAAGATTACCATGATTGGTTTTGAAGAATATATGCAGACTGCAGATGCCAGCAAGCTACGTAATCTTTCTATCCAAATGAAAGAAAAAGCTACGGCAATCCAAGAAGTTGTAATATCTGCCAGCACTTACAGTTTCGGGAAAAGTGACAACTTCAAGACTATGGATGCCCTAGATGTTGTGATGGCAGGTAATTCATGCGGGGACATTGTTGCAGCCCTGCAAACTTTACCCGGCACTCAAAAAGTGGGAGAAAATGGGAAACTCTATGTCCGTGGTGGAGAAAGCGAAGAATGCCAGACTTTTGTTAACGGAATGCACGTCCTTGTTCCATATAGTACAAACACAGAAAATACTGCTGTACGTGGACGATTCTCTCCTTTTATATTTAAAGGTATCAACTTTTCTCTTGGTGGATATAGCGGAGAATATGGACAAGCACTTTCCTCCGTTCTCCCTATGGAAACATCAGATGCTGCAACAAGTGACAAATATGGAGTCAGCGCATCATTGGTTGACTGGAACATCGGTGGCACCAAGGCATATTCCCACAGCAGCTTATCCTTTAATGCCGCACTAACAAGTTTGGGAATCTACAATCAGTTATTTTCTGAAAGGCTTGATTTCAACAAGCCTTATCTAAAACTATCTGGCGAATCACAATACAAGAATGAGTTCCGAAATGCCGGAATATTGAAAACATACGTTGGCTATGATTTTACATCTGTAGGACAGCATATAGACAACCAAAACCTTTCGCTCAAAGAGAATAATATCTATGCCAACACAACCTATAAGGCACAGTGGGGTGCTGGCTACACGCTCTTTTGTGGTATGGCAAGCTCATCGGTATTCAACGATATAGAAGATGCGAAGATTGCTGGTGACCGATATTACAACTTCAGGAATGAGATACATCTGAAAACAGGAATACGCAAAATTTGCTCGGATGCACTAAAAATATCGGCAGGAATGGAGGACTATCAGCGAAACAGCCTCATGGAGTACGAAAACGATTGCTACAAGTTGGATTATAATATTCTTGCTGCTCATATTGATGCCCAATGGAGGATGATGCCCCATGTGTTCCTGAATATTTCGACAAGGACAGAATATATGGCTCATGCTAACTGGCTGTTTATGCCAAGGGCTACACTATGTTATATTCCTAACAAGAATTTTCAGCTTTCATTTGCTACCGGTCGGTATAGCCAGACTCCAGAAGATGCCTATCTTGCAACAAACAAGAAATCTCTTGGACAAAGTACGGCAGATCATGCTATCCTATCCATACAATATAAGTCGCCTGGTACACTCATACGAATAGAACCCTACTGGAAAAAATATCAGCGATTGCCTTTATGGGAAAAGGGTATTTACCAACCGAAAGGATATGGAAAGAGTAAAGGTATAGACATTTTTGTAGAAGAGCATTCGCTTTTCAAACATCTTACCACAGCATTTTCATATTCCTACAACGATTCCAAGCGATTCTATCACGAATACACAGAAGAGCGAATACCTGAATACGCCTCAAGGCATAATCTGAGATTGACAGCAAAATATTCATTCGGCAAAGCAATCATCGGGCTGACTGAATCGTATGCAAGCGGACGTCATTTTCTTATTGGCAAGACACCACATTATAATAGCGTAGATATAAACCTTACTTATCTGCTAAGTCCCAAGGTCATTATCTATTCTTCTCTGAACAACATCCTCGGCCGTACAAACATTTTCGGATATAATACTAACGGACGTTCGATAGTTCCATCTAGAGACAGATTTTTATATATAGGCATATTTGTTTCACTTAAAAATAATAAAGCATATGACATTTCAAACTTTTAA
- a CDS encoding LytTR family DNA-binding domain-containing protein has product MEELLRNTTKEQEEVSITIHDTNVRGNDLSIAINDLLYMEAQKNNVSVCFLKEGNVVAVDIHTTLTHALEELKEFENIFQCHRSFAVNVNNITSARGNSNGYQLTLRNSTNIIPVSRRFVPKLKTYLT; this is encoded by the coding sequence ATGGAAGAGTTGTTACGCAATACAACAAAGGAACAGGAAGAAGTATCTATTACCATCCATGATACTAACGTAAGAGGAAACGATCTGTCGATTGCCATCAACGATCTACTTTATATGGAAGCACAGAAAAACAATGTATCCGTCTGTTTTCTAAAAGAAGGTAATGTTGTTGCTGTTGATATCCATACAACACTAACCCATGCTCTTGAAGAGTTGAAAGAGTTTGAGAACATTTTCCAATGTCACCGTTCTTTTGCTGTCAATGTGAATAATATCACTTCGGCACGAGGAAACTCAAATGGTTATCAACTGACTCTCAGAAATAGCACAAACATCATACCCGTTTCCCGAAGATTTGTGCCCAAGTTAAAGACTTATCTTACCTAG